A region of Beijerinckia sp. 28-YEA-48 DNA encodes the following proteins:
- a CDS encoding helix-turn-helix domain-containing protein, whose translation MVGGQSARIASTGHAWNSIINDAFGQVALRTREGMPFFGRFRHVPIAGLAVAEVASSNEEAIRTRRHIARDDEEAFAFVLLREGELEIEQYGRSLLLRADCFTLLDLGAPYRLAHGRRTDLMALTIPAGFLRTAMVAPQRRVLEVFPATGGIGRISADLLHALAAEGAAIPEKLATAYAQRLTDMFCMLADHRAGESRGTLSATQDRLYDRCCAIIDNRLADADLDPAQVAAAAGISVRALHQLFQKAGQSVGLQIKLRRLDRGRRMLLDPARKSETIKMIALSCGFRSQQHFSTLFGQTYGCSPGAARRGGLPAANG comes from the coding sequence ATGGTCGGCGGACAGTCGGCGCGGATCGCCAGTACAGGGCATGCTTGGAACAGCATCATCAACGATGCCTTCGGTCAGGTGGCGTTGCGCACCCGCGAGGGCATGCCGTTTTTTGGCCGCTTCCGACATGTGCCGATCGCCGGCCTCGCGGTTGCCGAAGTGGCCAGTTCGAACGAAGAGGCGATCCGTACCCGCAGGCATATTGCCAGAGATGATGAGGAAGCCTTCGCCTTCGTCCTGTTGCGCGAGGGTGAACTGGAGATCGAACAATACGGCCGTAGCCTGCTGTTGCGGGCCGATTGCTTCACGCTTCTCGATCTCGGCGCGCCCTATCGTCTGGCGCATGGGCGGCGCACCGATCTGATGGCGCTGACGATCCCGGCCGGCTTCCTGCGTACCGCGATGGTGGCGCCGCAGCGCCGGGTTCTCGAAGTCTTTCCGGCCACCGGCGGCATTGGCCGGATTTCCGCCGACCTGCTGCATGCGCTGGCCGCCGAGGGCGCCGCTATTCCGGAAAAACTGGCCACGGCCTATGCCCAGCGGCTGACCGATATGTTCTGCATGCTGGCGGATCACCGAGCCGGCGAGAGCCGGGGAACGCTATCGGCAACCCAGGACCGACTTTACGACCGTTGCTGCGCCATCATCGACAATCGGCTGGCCGATGCCGATCTCGATCCGGCCCAGGTGGCGGCCGCCGCCGGTATTTCAGTCCGAGCCCTGCACCAGCTCTTCCAGAAGGCTGGCCAGAGCGTTGGCCTGCAGATCAAGCTGCGCCGGCTCGATCGCGGCCGTCGCATGTTGCTCGATCCAGCCAGAAAGTCCGAAACAATCAAGATGATAGCGCTGAGTTGCGGGTTCCGCAGCCAGCAACATTTCTCCACTTTGTTCGGGCAGACTTACGGTTGCTCGCCTGGCGCGGCCCGGCGCGGCGGATTACCGGCGGCGAACGGTTAG
- a CDS encoding NAD(P)H-dependent oxidoreductase subunit E encodes MTSGTTQAFDAALVEEIARDEQTKARAFFGEACGLAGALLPILHRLQETFGYVDEQSWPIIAQVLNISQAEVRGTTSFYHDYRHAPAGRHVLKLCRAEACQSMGVEALADHLSRHHRLNPGDTSANGGLTVENVYCLGNCALSPAALFDDRLVGRLDEARLDALVAEAAR; translated from the coding sequence ATGACCTCGGGAACGACACAGGCCTTCGACGCGGCTCTCGTGGAGGAGATCGCGCGCGACGAACAAACGAAGGCTCGAGCCTTCTTCGGCGAGGCCTGCGGCCTGGCGGGCGCGTTGCTGCCGATCCTGCATCGCCTGCAGGAGACCTTCGGCTATGTCGACGAACAGAGCTGGCCGATCATCGCCCAGGTGCTGAACATTTCCCAGGCTGAGGTGCGCGGCACCACCAGTTTCTATCATGACTATCGCCACGCCCCGGCCGGGCGACATGTGCTGAAACTCTGCCGCGCCGAAGCCTGCCAATCGATGGGCGTCGAAGCCCTGGCCGATCATCTCAGCCGCCACCATCGCCTCAACCCGGGCGACACCTCCGCCAATGGCGGGCTGACGGTGGAGAATGTCTATTGCCTCGGCAATTGCGCTCTGTCGCCGGCGGCGCTGTTCGACGACCGCCTTGTCGGCCGTCTTGATGAAGCGCGGCTCGATGCGCTTGTGGCGGAGGCGGCCCGATGA
- a CDS encoding cell cycle transcriptional regulator TrcR: MNNAPLMPKATAVWLVENTSLSFDQIADFCKLHPLEVKGIADGEVAAGIKGHDPITSGQLTRDEIARGEAKPEYKLVLAASKVRLPEIKRRGGPRYTPLSRRQDRPNAILWLLRNHPELKDAQIMRLVGTTKTTLQAIRDRSHWNSANLSPLDPVTLGLCSQIDLDFEVARANKDRPPQPDNGATLVPAEITTAPRDHDAERASPTSEEDVFGARPAHKEEVEDDIDVDSVFAKLKGLKTKE, translated from the coding sequence ATGAACAACGCCCCGCTGATGCCCAAAGCGACCGCGGTCTGGCTCGTGGAGAACACCTCGCTGTCCTTCGATCAGATTGCTGATTTCTGCAAATTGCATCCTCTCGAGGTCAAAGGCATTGCCGACGGTGAAGTGGCGGCGGGGATCAAGGGCCATGACCCGATCACCTCGGGTCAGCTGACCCGCGACGAAATCGCCCGTGGCGAGGCCAAGCCCGAATACAAGCTGGTTCTGGCGGCCTCGAAAGTGCGTCTGCCGGAGATCAAGCGCCGCGGTGGCCCGCGCTATACGCCGCTGTCGCGCCGTCAGGATCGCCCCAATGCCATTCTCTGGCTGCTGCGCAACCATCCGGAACTGAAGGATGCGCAGATCATGCGGCTGGTCGGCACGACCAAGACGACGCTGCAGGCCATTCGCGACCGCAGCCATTGGAACTCCGCCAATCTGTCGCCGCTCGATCCAGTGACGCTGGGCCTGTGCTCGCAGATCGATCTCGATTTCGAAGTGGCGCGCGCCAACAAGGACCGGCCGCCGCAGCCCGACAATGGCGCCACCCTTGTGCCGGCCGAGATCACCACCGCGCCGCGCGACCATGACGCCGAGCGTGCCTCGCCGACCAGCGAGGAAGACGTCTTCGGCGCCCGCCCGGCGCATAAGGAAGAAGTGGAAGACGACATCGACGTCGACTCCGTCTTTGCCAAACTCAAAGGCCTCAAGACCAAAGAATAA
- a CDS encoding ethanolamine ammonia-lyase reactivating factor EutA, whose product MSPGERPKPGKPHTLADHRFGADTGHVHGPGEDHDHDHDGHETLEPGSTALELVPLLSLGIDIGSSSTQVVFSRLMMRGPGEPLAMRRNAKSRETLYRSPIAITPFTDANMIDAARLHATIDRAYTAAGLSPDDIETGAIILTGAAAQRDNARTILDTLSAESGELIAAVAGHHMEAALAAYGSGAVETSRRDGTRLLNVDVGGATTKLALVEAGRVHATAALRGGGRLVALDREDRIVRLDDDARAFAARIGLDLRIGAIATRDDLQSLAETIADTIASALAAEATPDRDSLLTAPLPPLQDIDGLQFSGGVAEYVYDREKRDFGDLGWRLGRALRRRCADGTIPWPLLPSGECIGATVLGASEFTVQMSGATSFISSHATLLPRRNLPVLQPPYDFSGAIDADALAQAIVDHRRAFGDDDPATERAFAFRWRGDASWPRLTAFARGLSRGLADRIATGGPLWLICEGDVALNLGGLLRDELGLANDILVIDGIVLRDFDYVDLGRIRLPSGTLPVTIKSLTFANR is encoded by the coding sequence ATGTCACCGGGTGAAAGGCCCAAGCCGGGCAAGCCCCACACCTTAGCCGATCACCGTTTCGGCGCCGACACCGGCCATGTGCATGGGCCGGGTGAGGATCACGACCATGACCACGATGGCCACGAAACGCTGGAGCCAGGCTCGACAGCTCTCGAACTGGTACCGCTCCTCAGCCTCGGCATCGATATCGGCTCTTCCAGCACCCAGGTCGTGTTCTCGCGGCTGATGATGCGCGGGCCGGGCGAACCATTGGCCATGCGCCGCAATGCCAAGAGCCGCGAGACGTTGTATCGCTCGCCGATCGCGATAACGCCCTTCACAGATGCGAATATGATCGACGCCGCGCGACTGCACGCCACCATCGACCGCGCCTATACGGCCGCCGGCCTCAGCCCCGATGATATAGAGACCGGCGCCATCATTCTGACGGGCGCAGCCGCACAGCGCGACAACGCGCGCACCATTCTGGATACGTTGAGCGCGGAGAGCGGCGAGCTGATCGCCGCCGTCGCCGGCCACCATATGGAAGCGGCGCTTGCGGCCTATGGCTCGGGCGCGGTTGAGACCTCGCGCCGCGATGGCACGCGACTTCTCAATGTCGATGTCGGTGGCGCCACCACCAAACTGGCGCTGGTCGAGGCCGGCCGCGTGCACGCCACGGCGGCGCTGCGCGGCGGCGGCCGCCTTGTTGCCCTCGATCGAGAGGATCGCATCGTCAGGCTCGACGATGACGCCCGCGCCTTCGCCGCACGCATTGGCCTCGATCTGCGGATCGGCGCCATAGCGACACGCGACGACCTGCAAAGCCTGGCCGAGACCATCGCCGACACCATCGCCAGCGCGCTCGCAGCGGAGGCAACGCCAGACCGCGACAGCCTGCTCACCGCACCGCTGCCGCCGTTGCAGGACATCGACGGCCTCCAATTTTCCGGCGGCGTCGCCGAATATGTCTACGATCGGGAAAAGCGCGATTTCGGCGATCTCGGCTGGCGGCTCGGCCGGGCGCTGCGCCGACGCTGCGCGGACGGCACCATTCCCTGGCCGCTGTTGCCATCAGGCGAATGTATTGGCGCCACCGTGCTCGGCGCCTCAGAATTCACCGTGCAGATGAGCGGCGCCACCAGTTTCATCTCATCGCACGCCACGCTGCTGCCGCGCCGCAATCTGCCGGTGCTGCAACCGCCCTATGATTTCTCCGGCGCCATCGACGCCGATGCCCTCGCCCAAGCCATTGTCGATCACCGCCGCGCCTTCGGCGACGACGATCCGGCGACCGAACGGGCCTTCGCCTTCCGCTGGCGCGGTGATGCCTCCTGGCCGAGGCTCACCGCTTTCGCGCGCGGCTTGTCGCGAGGCCTGGCAGACCGCATCGCCACCGGCGGGCCCCTGTGGCTGATCTGCGAGGGCGATGTCGCCCTCAATCTCGGCGGCCTGCTGCGCGACGAACTCGGCCTCGCCAACGACATTCTGGTGATCGACGGCATCGTCCTGCGCGATTTCGACTATGTCGATCTCGGCCGCATCCGCCTACCCTCGGGCACCCTGCCCGTCACCATCAAATCGCTGACGTTCGCAAATCGCTGA
- a CDS encoding formate dehydrogenase beta subunit, which yields MSTVRLFVPRDAAALSVGADDVAAAIAREAKARGLDITIVRNGSRGLLWLEPLVEVETSQGRIGYGPVCAADVASLLDAGLLEGKSHALCIGPVEEHNYFKRQQRLTFARVGVIDPLSLDDYRAHGGLIGLEKARALAPTAIVEEIMASGLRGRGGAGFPAGIKWRTVLEAQGPQKFIVCNADEGDSGTFADRMLMEGDPFLLIEGMAIAGLATGATRGVIYIRSEYPHAIATMREAVAIARRADVLNARFDIEIRVGAGAYVCGEETSLLESIEGKRGQVRAKPPLPAHKGLFGCPTIINNVLTLAAAPTILAEGGMAYAAHGMGRSRGTLPFQIAGNVKRGGLFEAPFGLTLRTLIEDIGGGTASGRPLRAVQVGGPLGAYFPESLLDTPLDYEAMAAKAGLLGHGGIVVFDDTVDMAHQARFAFDFCAIESCGKCTPCRIGSTRGVETIDKITQGQNVEANIALVKDLCTVLTDGSLCALGGLTPMPVMSALTHFPDDFHRGALRAAAE from the coding sequence ATGAGCACGGTGCGCCTCTTCGTTCCCCGCGACGCCGCCGCTCTGTCGGTCGGCGCCGACGATGTCGCCGCCGCCATCGCCCGCGAAGCGAAAGCCCGTGGCCTCGATATCACCATCGTCCGCAACGGCTCGCGCGGCCTGCTCTGGCTCGAGCCGCTGGTCGAGGTCGAGACATCGCAAGGGCGCATCGGCTACGGCCCCGTGTGCGCAGCCGACGTAGCCTCCCTGCTCGATGCCGGCTTACTCGAAGGCAAAAGCCATGCGCTCTGCATCGGCCCCGTCGAAGAGCACAACTATTTCAAACGCCAGCAACGCCTCACCTTCGCCCGCGTCGGCGTGATCGATCCGCTATCGCTCGATGACTATCGCGCCCATGGCGGCTTGATCGGCCTGGAGAAGGCGCGCGCCCTGGCGCCGACCGCCATCGTCGAAGAAATCATGGCCTCTGGCCTGCGCGGACGTGGCGGCGCCGGCTTCCCCGCCGGCATCAAATGGCGCACGGTGCTGGAAGCCCAGGGACCGCAGAAATTCATCGTCTGCAATGCGGACGAAGGCGACAGCGGCACCTTCGCCGATCGCATGCTGATGGAGGGCGATCCCTTCCTATTGATTGAAGGCATGGCCATCGCCGGCCTCGCCACGGGCGCGACACGCGGCGTCATCTACATCCGCTCAGAATATCCGCACGCGATCGCCACCATGCGCGAAGCCGTCGCTATCGCCCGACGCGCCGATGTGCTCAACGCGCGTTTCGATATCGAGATCCGTGTCGGCGCCGGGGCTTATGTCTGTGGCGAGGAAACGTCGCTGCTCGAAAGCATCGAAGGCAAGCGCGGCCAAGTGCGCGCCAAGCCACCGCTGCCGGCACACAAGGGCCTGTTCGGTTGCCCGACGATCATCAACAACGTGCTGACCTTGGCCGCCGCGCCAACCATTCTGGCTGAGGGCGGCATGGCCTATGCGGCGCATGGCATGGGCCGCTCGCGCGGTACCTTGCCGTTCCAGATCGCCGGCAATGTCAAACGCGGCGGCCTGTTCGAGGCGCCCTTCGGCCTGACCTTGCGCACCCTCATCGAGGACATCGGCGGCGGCACCGCCAGCGGCCGGCCGCTGCGCGCCGTCCAGGTCGGCGGTCCCCTTGGCGCTTATTTCCCCGAGAGCCTGCTCGATACGCCGCTCGACTATGAAGCCATGGCGGCGAAGGCCGGCCTGCTCGGCCACGGCGGCATCGTCGTTTTCGACGACACGGTCGACATGGCCCACCAGGCTCGTTTCGCCTTCGACTTCTGCGCCATCGAGAGCTGCGGCAAGTGTACGCCCTGCCGCATCGGCTCGACGCGCGGCGTCGAGACCATCGACAAAATCACGCAAGGGCAGAATGTCGAAGCCAATATCGCTTTGGTGAAAGACCTGTGCACCGTGCTGACCGACGGCTCGCTCTGCGCCCTTGGCGGGTTAACGCCAATGCCGGTAATGAGCGCCCTCACCCATTTTCCTGATGACTTTCATCGTGGCGCCCTACGCGCCGCCGCCGAATAA
- the uvrC gene encoding excinuclease ABC subunit UvrC yields MSRVISRTPPSPAAAKADTALPTDEKSPDAPDFSDAANGEGPSDLDQDLEQDFGPVLVADDETPPEPGSIRHGVEVIRANLKHAPLGPGVYRMIAANGEVLYVGKARSIRRRIASYAREAGHSNRIARMIALAASMVFVSTATETEALLLEANYIKQMKPRFNVLLRDDKSFPYIVLTGDHVSPQLTKHRGARARKGDYFGPFANVQAVNRTLNALQRAFLLRSCTDSFYENRTRPCLLWQIKRCAGPCTGEVSHENYTALVGEARDFLSGKSRAVRERLAQDMNTAAEALEFETAARLRDRIAALSAIQGTQGINPRTVEEADVFAIIEEAGQFAIEVFFFRTFQNWGNRAYYPRADRSLTSGEVLDAFLAQFYADKPAPRLVLLSHEIENREILADALSARAGRKVEVAVPQRGERRELVEHATQNARETLGRKLADTAAQEKLLAALAEAFGFKRPLQRVEVYDNSHIMGTNAIGAMVVAGRTGFMKAHYRTFNIKSTDITPGDDYGMMREVLMRRFSRLKKEETASATEAETETSADAESKPSDAFPSRPDLILIDGGKGQFEEARKVLTELGIEGVELASIAKGPDRNAGRETFFVEGREPFKLPPRDPALYFIQRLRDEAHRFAIGTHRARRKKDFVRSPLDEIAGIGPARKRALLQTFGTAKAVGSAALSDLEKVPGVNAATAKLIYDFFHDKA; encoded by the coding sequence ATGAGCCGCGTCATCAGCCGCACGCCCCCATCCCCAGCCGCAGCCAAAGCGGACACCGCCTTGCCGACGGACGAGAAATCGCCCGACGCGCCGGATTTTTCCGACGCGGCGAATGGCGAGGGCCCAAGCGATCTTGACCAAGATCTCGAGCAAGATTTTGGTCCGGTTCTGGTGGCCGATGACGAGACGCCACCGGAGCCGGGCTCGATCCGCCATGGTGTCGAGGTTATCCGCGCCAATCTCAAACATGCGCCGCTAGGCCCCGGCGTCTACCGCATGATCGCCGCCAATGGCGAAGTGCTCTATGTCGGCAAGGCGCGCAGCATCCGCCGCCGCATCGCCTCCTATGCGCGCGAGGCCGGTCACTCGAACCGCATCGCGCGCATGATCGCGCTCGCCGCCTCCATGGTTTTCGTCTCGACCGCGACGGAAACCGAGGCGCTGCTGCTTGAAGCCAACTACATCAAGCAAATGAAGCCGCGCTTCAACGTTCTGCTGCGCGACGACAAGTCCTTTCCCTATATCGTGCTGACCGGCGACCATGTCTCGCCGCAACTGACCAAGCATCGCGGCGCCCGCGCCCGCAAGGGTGATTATTTCGGCCCGTTCGCCAATGTTCAGGCGGTCAATCGCACGCTCAACGCCTTGCAGCGCGCCTTTCTGTTGCGCTCCTGCACGGATTCCTTTTACGAGAACCGCACGCGGCCCTGCCTGCTCTGGCAGATCAAGCGTTGCGCCGGCCCCTGCACCGGCGAAGTCAGCCACGAGAATTACACCGCGCTCGTTGGCGAAGCGCGCGACTTCCTCTCCGGCAAGAGCCGCGCCGTGCGCGAGCGCTTGGCGCAGGACATGAACACCGCCGCCGAGGCGCTTGAATTCGAAACCGCCGCGCGGCTGCGCGACAGGATCGCCGCGCTCTCGGCCATCCAGGGCACCCAGGGCATCAACCCACGCACGGTGGAAGAGGCCGACGTTTTCGCCATCATCGAGGAAGCCGGCCAGTTCGCCATCGAGGTGTTCTTCTTCCGCACCTTCCAGAACTGGGGCAACCGCGCTTATTACCCGCGCGCCGACCGCAGCCTGACATCAGGCGAAGTGCTCGACGCGTTCTTGGCGCAGTTCTACGCCGACAAGCCGGCGCCACGCCTGGTGCTGCTGTCGCATGAGATTGAAAATCGCGAGATTCTCGCCGACGCTCTGAGTGCCCGCGCCGGTCGTAAGGTGGAAGTCGCTGTGCCGCAGCGCGGCGAACGCCGCGAACTGGTCGAGCACGCCACCCAGAACGCTCGCGAAACCCTCGGCCGCAAGCTCGCCGACACCGCGGCGCAGGAGAAGCTTTTGGCGGCGCTCGCCGAGGCCTTCGGCTTTAAGCGCCCCCTGCAGCGCGTCGAGGTCTACGACAACTCCCACATCATGGGCACCAATGCCATCGGCGCCATGGTTGTCGCCGGCCGCACCGGCTTCATGAAGGCCCATTACCGCACCTTCAACATTAAGAGCACTGACATCACGCCCGGCGACGATTACGGCATGATGCGTGAAGTGCTGATGCGCCGTTTCTCGCGGCTGAAGAAGGAAGAAACCGCATCCGCGACGGAGGCCGAGACAGAGACATCAGCCGATGCTGAGAGCAAGCCGAGCGACGCCTTTCCCTCGCGTCCCGACCTCATCCTCATCGACGGCGGCAAAGGCCAGTTCGAGGAAGCCCGCAAGGTGCTGACCGAACTTGGCATCGAAGGTGTCGAACTCGCCTCCATCGCCAAGGGGCCCGACCGCAACGCCGGCCGCGAGACGTTCTTCGTCGAAGGCCGCGAACCGTTCAAACTGCCGCCGCGCGATCCCGCGCTCTATTTCATCCAACGCCTGCGCGACGAGGCGCATCGCTTCGCCATCGGCACCCATCGCGCCCGTCGCAAGAAAGACTTCGTGCGCAGCCCGCTCGACGAGATCGCCGGCATCGGCCCCGCCCGGAAACGCGCTTTGTTGCAGACGTTCGGCACCGCCAAGGCCGTGGGCAGCGCCGCGCTCTCGGACCTTGAAAAGGTGCCCGGCGTCAATGCAGCGACCGCCAAACTGATCTATGATTTCTTCCACGACAAGGCATGA
- a CDS encoding MaoC/PaaZ C-terminal domain-containing protein, which translates to MLYAEDLHEGQTFQFGTYILSEAEILNFARQYDPVSIHADPVAAAAGPFSGLIASGFNTVAIYQRLVVEAVWNKVAGLVGRGCDVRFARPVRPGAALTGHARVQSVTLRPEKQNAVVVLKSELIDDAREPVLIITLDALVRMRPV; encoded by the coding sequence ATGCTCTACGCTGAAGACCTTCATGAAGGGCAGACATTTCAGTTCGGCACTTACATTCTCTCCGAGGCCGAAATCCTGAACTTCGCCCGTCAATATGATCCCGTGTCGATTCACGCCGATCCTGTTGCCGCTGCCGCCGGGCCGTTCAGCGGGTTGATTGCCAGTGGCTTCAATACGGTCGCGATCTATCAGCGGCTCGTGGTCGAGGCTGTCTGGAACAAGGTCGCGGGTCTGGTCGGGCGCGGCTGCGACGTTCGCTTCGCACGGCCGGTCCGTCCCGGCGCTGCTCTGACCGGCCATGCGCGCGTTCAGAGCGTGACGCTGAGGCCTGAAAAGCAGAACGCGGTCGTGGTTCTCAAGAGCGAACTCATCGATGACGCCCGCGAGCCGGTCCTGATCATCACATTGGATGCGCTCGTGCGCATGCGGCCTGTTTGA
- a CDS encoding ribose-phosphate pyrophosphokinase, translating to MDEKFKILAGNSNRALTEAIAAYLGMPLAKCQVRRFADMEIFVEIQENVRGLDVFVIQSTAFPANDHLMELLIIMDALRRSSARRITAVVPYFGYARQDRKPGPRTPISAKLVSNLITRAGADRVLTVDLHAGQIQGFFDIPVDNLFSAPVMVRDIKERLDLKNTMVISPDVGGVVRARALAKRIDAPLAIVDKRRERAGESEVMNIIGDVRGKSCILVDDIVDSGGTLCNAADALMEQGAREVYAYITHGVLSGGAVARISSSSIKELVLTDTIEPTAAVRVAKNIRVISIAQLIGEAVRRTAEERSVSSLFD from the coding sequence ATGGACGAAAAATTCAAAATCCTGGCAGGTAATTCAAACCGTGCCTTGACCGAAGCCATTGCCGCCTATCTCGGCATGCCGTTGGCCAAATGCCAGGTTCGGCGCTTTGCCGACATGGAGATTTTCGTCGAGATTCAGGAGAATGTGCGCGGTCTCGACGTATTCGTCATTCAGTCGACGGCGTTTCCGGCCAACGACCATCTGATGGAACTCCTGATCATAATGGATGCGCTGCGCCGCTCCTCGGCCCGCCGCATCACCGCCGTCGTCCCCTATTTCGGCTATGCCCGCCAGGACCGTAAGCCCGGCCCGCGCACGCCGATTTCCGCCAAACTGGTCTCCAACCTGATCACCCGCGCCGGTGCCGACCGGGTGTTGACCGTCGATCTCCATGCCGGCCAGATCCAGGGCTTTTTCGATATTCCGGTCGACAATCTGTTCAGCGCCCCGGTCATGGTGCGCGACATCAAGGAACGGCTCGACCTCAAGAACACCATGGTGATCTCGCCCGACGTCGGCGGCGTGGTGCGCGCCCGCGCGCTCGCCAAGCGTATCGATGCGCCGCTCGCCATCGTCGACAAGCGGCGTGAACGCGCCGGCGAATCCGAGGTGATGAACATCATCGGTGACGTCAGAGGCAAGAGCTGCATTCTGGTCGACGATATCGTCGATTCCGGCGGCACGCTGTGCAATGCCGCCGATGCGCTGATGGAGCAGGGCGCCCGCGAGGTCTATGCCTATATCACGCACGGCGTGCTGTCGGGCGGTGCCGTGGCGCGTATCTCCTCGTCGAGCATCAAGGAACTGGTGCTGACCGATACGATCGAGCCGACGGCGGCGGTGCGGGTGGCCAAGAACATCCGCGTCATTTCCATCGCCCAACTGATCGGCGAAGCGGTGCGGCGCACCGCCGAAGAGCGCAGCGTGTCGAGCCTGTTCGACTAG
- a CDS encoding AMP-binding protein, protein MDAKTALKPWLAHYPAGVPTEIDATPLGTLVDVFRDSVAKYGSRPALESFGKRLNYTQFGELADALGSGLQRMGLKKGDRVAIMMPNVMAYAPILFGILAGGFTVVNVNPLYTPREVTHQLNDAGVRILFVLENFCHTIEEALPDLTTVERAIIVSPGDLLGLKGAIINFVSRYVKKGVPRYSLAATLRFGRFLAFGREKPIEKVDLSIDDVAFLQYTGGTTGVAKGATLLHRNIVANVLQCEAWTRPFIGDTAHYSVVTALPLYHILSLTGCCVFTCRIGGLQILVANPRDVSGLVKTLQTSKPNELVLVNTLYNALALHNDISKVDFSNLRVCIAGGMATQAPVAQRWKEVSGKPIVEGYGLSETSPVVCLNRLDIEEFTGSIGYPVPSTDVSIRSPDGELMPIGEAGELCVKGPQVMAGYWERPDETEKVMTPDGYLRTGDVAVLDAQGMVKIVDRMKDMIVMSGLKVFPNEVEEVLASHPKVLEAAVIGVPDPHSGEAVTAFVVPKDPSLTHAELRAFAREKLTAYKVPKNIEFRETLPKTNVGKILRRELRDEILGKPKVA, encoded by the coding sequence ATGGACGCCAAAACGGCGCTGAAACCTTGGCTCGCGCATTATCCGGCCGGTGTGCCGACGGAAATCGATGCCACGCCGCTTGGTACACTGGTCGATGTTTTTCGCGACAGCGTCGCCAAATATGGCAGCCGCCCGGCGCTTGAGAGCTTTGGCAAACGCCTCAACTATACTCAATTTGGCGAACTGGCTGACGCGCTCGGCTCCGGCCTGCAGCGCATGGGGTTGAAGAAGGGCGATCGCGTTGCGATCATGATGCCCAATGTGATGGCCTATGCGCCGATCCTCTTTGGGATTCTGGCCGGCGGCTTCACCGTGGTCAACGTCAATCCGCTCTATACGCCGCGTGAAGTGACCCATCAGCTCAACGATGCCGGTGTGCGTATCCTCTTCGTGCTGGAGAATTTCTGCCACACGATTGAGGAGGCGCTGCCCGATCTGACGACGGTGGAGCGCGCGATCATCGTCTCGCCCGGCGATCTGCTTGGCCTGAAGGGCGCCATTATCAATTTCGTTTCGCGCTATGTGAAGAAAGGCGTGCCGCGCTATTCGCTGGCCGCGACACTGCGCTTCGGCCGCTTCCTCGCTTTCGGCCGCGAGAAACCGATCGAGAAGGTCGATCTGTCGATCGATGACGTGGCCTTCCTGCAATATACCGGCGGCACCACTGGCGTCGCGAAAGGCGCGACCCTGCTTCATCGCAATATCGTGGCCAATGTGCTGCAATGCGAGGCGTGGACGCGGCCGTTCATCGGCGACACAGCGCATTATTCGGTGGTAACGGCCTTGCCGCTCTACCACATCCTGTCGTTGACCGGTTGTTGCGTGTTCACCTGTCGCATCGGCGGTCTGCAGATCCTCGTCGCCAATCCGCGCGATGTCTCCGGGCTGGTCAAAACACTGCAGACCTCGAAGCCAAACGAATTGGTGTTGGTCAACACGCTCTACAACGCGCTGGCGCTGCATAACGACATTTCCAAAGTCGATTTCTCCAACCTGCGCGTCTGCATCGCTGGCGGCATGGCGACACAAGCGCCGGTGGCGCAGCGCTGGAAAGAGGTGTCGGGCAAGCCGATCGTCGAAGGCTACGGCCTTTCCGAAACCTCGCCGGTGGTGTGCCTCAACCGTCTCGATATCGAGGAGTTCACGGGATCGATTGGTTATCCAGTGCCATCGACCGATGTGTCCATCCGCTCGCCCGATGGTGAGCTGATGCCGATCGGCGAGGCGGGTGAGCTCTGCGTCAAGGGTCCTCAGGTGATGGCGGGCTATTGGGAGCGGCCCGACGAAACCGAGAAAGTCATGACGCCGGACGGTTATCTGCGCACCGGCGACGTCGCTGTCCTGGACGCGCAAGGCATGGTCAAGATCGTTGATCGGATGAAGGACATGATCGTCATGTCCGGCCTGAAAGTGTTCCCCAACGAAGTCGAGGAAGTGCTCGCCAGCCATCCGAAAGTGCTGGAAGCGGCGGTGATCGGCGTGCCTGATCCGCATTCCGGTGAGGCGGTAACGGCCTTCGTTGTGCCAAAGGATCCGTCGTTGACGCATGCGGAATTGCGGGCTTTCGCGCGCGAGAAGCTGACCGCCTATAAAGTGCCGAAGAACATCGAGTTCCGCGAGACGCTGCCGAAGACCAATGTCGGCAAGATTCTGCGGCGCGAATTGCGCGACGAGATATTGGGCAAGCCGAAGGTGGCGTGA